In Macrobrachium nipponense isolate FS-2020 chromosome 30, ASM1510439v2, whole genome shotgun sequence, a genomic segment contains:
- the LOC135202534 gene encoding DNA-directed RNA polymerase III subunit RPC7-like, translated as MGGRGRGGRGRGRGMTLEQLGVQRGEVLPDNVVGPPETYPPLEFRPCHPPQKENVEEYILCIKKEFQEHMQNSQYFIQPEVKCPDIERYSDRYQVLTSHRGRLMLNWSHFPKELQPLTPAVATKRKSKVKKVNVNVKKAKVKDINVKETLEKLEEKEAAVGNESEEEEGEDDDVENKVEEVDEELEVDEELDDGTDYINNYFDNGESYLDEEDDALEEGGVF; from the coding sequence ATGGGAGGAAGGGGTCGTGGTGGAAGAGGCAGAGGGCGGGGAATGACTCTCGAACAGCTTGGAGTTCAGAGAGGGGAAGTGTTGCCAGACAACGTTGTTGGTCCCCCAGAAACTTATCCGCCTCTAGAGTTTCGCCCTTGCCACCCACCTCAAAAGGAGAATGTCGaggaatatattttgtgtattaagAAGGAATTCCAAGAGCATATGCAAAATTCCCAGTATTTTATCCAGCCAGAAGTAAAATGCCCTGACATTGAAAGGTATTCCGATAGGTACCAAGTGCTTACCAGCCATCGTGGGCGACTGATGCTCAATTGGTCACACTTTCCGAAAGAGCTTCAACCTCTTACTCCAGCAGTAGCCACTAAGAGGAAATCAAAGGTCAAAAAAGTGAATGTCAATGTCAAGAAAGCCAAAGTAAAAGATATTAATGTGAAGGAAACTTTAGAAAAGTTAGAAGAGAAGGAAGCTGCAGTGGGAAACGAaagtgaggaagaggaaggagaagatgACGATGTTGAAAATAAAGTTGAAGAAGTTGATGAAGAGTTGGAAGTGGATGAAGAATTAGATGATGGTACCGACTACATTAATAACTATTTTGACAATGGTGAAAGTTACCTTGATGAAGAGGATGATGCTCTTGAAGAAGGTGGTGTATTTTGA